From a single Sus scrofa isolate TJ Tabasco breed Duroc chromosome 13, Sscrofa11.1, whole genome shotgun sequence genomic region:
- the MST1 gene encoding hepatocyte growth factor-like protein isoform X2 codes for MGLWWVTVQSPARRMGWLPLLLLLTQCSGAPGQRSPLNDFQVLPGTELQHLLHAVGPGSWQEDVADAEECAGRCGPLMDCRAFHYNVSSHGCQLLPWTQHSPHTRLQHSGSFDLFQKKNYVRTCIMDNGVEYRGTVAITMGGLPCQRWNLRFPNDHKYTPTLRNGLEENFCRNPDRDPGGPWCYTMDPAVRFQSCGIKSCQEAVCFWCNGEDYRGSVDRTESGRECQRWDLQHPHPHPFEPLKFLDKNLDDNYCRNPDGSERPWCYTTDPQVEREFCDLPRCGSGAQPRQEATTLNCFRGKGEGYRGMVNTTAAGVPCQRWDAQHPHQHRFAPEKYACKDLRENFCRNPDGSEAPWCFTSRPGMRVAFCYQIRRCNDDVRPEDCYHGWGEQYRGSVSKTRKGVRCQSWSARTPHKPQFTPTSDPEAQLEENFCRNPDGDSHGPWCYTTDPGIPFDYCALRRCGELRAGEKSSDPTPSLPLGRLAPLTRLNLGLLDDDQPPSILEPPDPVLFEKCGKRVTRVDPRRSKLRVVGGQPGNSPWTVSLRNRQGQHFCGGSLVKEQWVLTARQCFSSCHVPLMGYEVWLGTLFQNPQPGEPGLQRIPVAKMICGPSDSQLVLLKLERPATLNQRVALICLPPERYVVPPGTKCEIAGWGETKGTGDDTVLNMASLNVISNQECNVKHRGRVRESEMCTEGLLAPVGACEGDYGGPLACFTHDCWVLEGIIIPNRVCARPRWPAIFMRVSVFVDWINKVMRLG; via the exons ATGGGGCTGTGGTGGGTCACAGTGCAGTCTCCAGCCAGGAGGATGGGGTGGCTCCCACTCCTGCTGCTTCTGACGCAGTGCTCAGGGGCCCCTG GGCAGCGCTCGCCCTTAAATGACTTCCAGGTGCTCCCGGGTACTGAGCTGCAACACCTGCTACATGCAGTGGGGCCTGGGTCTTGGCAAGAGGATGTGGCAGATGCTGAGGAGTGTGCAGGGCGTTGTGGGCCCCTGATGGACTGCAG GGCCTTCCACTACAATGTGAGCAGCCATGGTTGCCAACTGCTTCCATGGACCCAGCACTCACCTCATACACGGCTGCAGCATTCAGGGAGCTTTGATCTCTTCCAAAAGAAAA ATTATGTTCGGACTTGCATCATGGACAATGGGGTCGAGTACCGGGGCACTGTGGCCATCACCATGGGTGGCCTACCCTGCCAGCGCTGGAACCTCAGGTTTCCCAATGACCACAA GTACACGCCCACACTCCGGAACGGCTTGGAGGAGAACTTCTGCCGCAACCCGGACAGGGACCCTGGAGGTCCCTGGTGCTACACCATGGACCCTGCCGTGCGCTTCCAGAGCTGCGGTATCAAGTCCTGCCAGGAGG CCGTTTGCTTTTGGTGCAATGGCGAGGATTACCGCGGCTCAGTGGATCGCACCGAGTCAGGACGCGAGTGTCAGCGCTGGGACCTGCAGCACCCGCACCCGCACCCATTTGAGCCCCTCAA GTTCCTCGACAAAAATCTAGACGACAACTACTGCCGGAATCCGGATGGCTCGGAGCGGCCGTGGTGCTATACTACTGACCCGCAGGTGGAGCGAGAGTTCTGCGACCTCCCGCGCTGCG GGTCCGGTGCACAGCCGCGCCAGGAGGCTACGACGCTCAATTGCTTCCGCGGTAAAGGCGAGGGCTACCGGGGCATGGTCAACACCACTGCCGCTGGCGTGCCCTGCCAGCGTTGGGACGCGCAGCATCCTCATCAACATCGCTTTGCGCCGGAAAAATATGCGTGCAA GGACCTTCGGGAGAACTTCTGTCGCAACCCCGACGGATCTGAGGCGCCCTGGTGCTTCACATCGCGGCCTGGCATGCGCGTGGCCTTCTGCTACCAGATCCGGCGCTGCAACGACGACGTACGGCCCGAGG ACTGCTACCACGGCTGGGGGGAACAGTACCGCGGTTCGGTCAGCAAGACTCGAAAAGGCGTCAGGTGCCAGAGTTGGTCCGCGAGGACTCCGCACAAACCGCA GTTCACGCCCACCTCAGACCCGGAGGCGCAACTGGAGGAGAACTTCTGCCGCAATCCGGACGGTGACAGTCACGGGCCTTGGTGCTACACCACTGACCCTGGGATTCCATTCGACTACTGTGCACTGCGGCGCTGCGGTGAGCTGAGGGCCGGCGAAAAATCCTCGGACCCCACCCCAAGCCTCCCCTTAGGAAGGCTGGCTCCCTTAACACGGCTGAACTTGGGTCTTTTAGATGACGACCAACCACCATCCATCCTGGAGCCCCCAG ACCCAGTGCTGTTTGAGAAGTGCGGCAAGAGGGTGACTCGCGTGGATCCAAGGCGCTCCAAGCTGCGTGTGGTGGGGGGCCAACCTGGGAACTCACCCTGGACAGTCAGCTTACGAAACCG GCAGGGCCAGCACTTCTGTGGAGGCTCCCTAGTGAAGGAGCAATGGGTACTGACTGCCCGGCAGTGCTTCTCCTCCTG CCATGTACCTCTCATGGGCTATGAGGTATGGCTGGGCACCCTGTTCCAGAACCCACAGCCTGGGGAGCCAGGTCTGCAGCGCATCCCAGTGGCCAAGATGATCTGTGGGCCCTCAGACTCCCAGCTTGTTCTGCTCAAGCTGGAGAG ACCCGCAACCCTGAACCAGCGTGTGGCCCTGATCTGCCTGCCCCCTGAGCGGTATGTGGTGCCTCCAGGCACAAAGTGTGAGATTGCAGGCTGGGGTGAGACTAAAG GTACAGGGGACGATACTGTCCTGAACATGGCCTCCCTTAATGTCATCTCCAACCAGGAATGTAATGTCAAGCACCGAGGACGCGTACGCGAGAGTGAGATGTGCACTGAGGGACTGTTGGCCCCTGTGGGTGCCTGTGAG GGTGACTACGGGGGCCCGCTTGCCTGCTTTACCCACGACTGCTGGGTCCTGGAGGGAATTATAATCCCCAACCGAGTGTGTGCACGGCCCCGCTGGCCAGCCATCTTCATGCGTGTCTCTGTGTTTGTGGACTGGATTAACAAGGTCATGCGGCTGGGCTAG
- the MST1 gene encoding hepatocyte growth factor-like protein isoform X4 — MGLWWVTVQSPARRMGWLPLLLLLTQCSGAPGQRSPLNDFQVLPGTELQHLLHAVGPGSWQEDVADAEECAGRCGPLMDCRAFHYNVSSHGCQLLPWTQHSPHTRLQHSGSFDLFQKKNYVRTCIMDNGVEYRGTVAITMGGLPCQRWNLRFPNDHKYTPTLRNGLEENFCRNPDRDPGGPWCYTMDPAVRFQSCGIKSCQEAVCFWCNGEDYRGSVDRTESGRECQRWDLQHPHPHPFEPLKFLDKNLDDNYCRNPDGSERPWCYTTDPQVEREFCDLPRCGSGAQPRQEATTLNCFRGKGEGYRGMVNTTAAGVPCQRWDAQHPHQHRFAPEKYACKDLRENFCRNPDGSEAPWCFTSRPGMRVAFCYQIRRCNDDVRPEDCYHGWGEQYRGSVSKTRKGVRCQSWSARTPHKPQFTPTSDPEAQLEENFCRNPDGDSHGPWCYTTDPGIPFDYCALRRCGELRAGEKSSDPTPSLPLGRLAPLTRLNLGLLDDDQPPSILEPPDPVLFEKCGKRVTRVDPRRSKLRVVGGQPGNSPWTVSLRNRHVPLMGYEVWLGTLFQNPQPGEPGLQRIPVAKMICGPSDSQLVLLKLERPATLNQRVALICLPPERYVVPPGTKCEIAGWGETKGTGDDTVLNMASLNVISNQECNVKHRGRVRESEMCTEGLLAPVGACEGDYGGPLACFTHDCWVLEGIIIPNRVCARPRWPAIFMRVSVFVDWINKVMRLG, encoded by the exons ATGGGGCTGTGGTGGGTCACAGTGCAGTCTCCAGCCAGGAGGATGGGGTGGCTCCCACTCCTGCTGCTTCTGACGCAGTGCTCAGGGGCCCCTG GGCAGCGCTCGCCCTTAAATGACTTCCAGGTGCTCCCGGGTACTGAGCTGCAACACCTGCTACATGCAGTGGGGCCTGGGTCTTGGCAAGAGGATGTGGCAGATGCTGAGGAGTGTGCAGGGCGTTGTGGGCCCCTGATGGACTGCAG GGCCTTCCACTACAATGTGAGCAGCCATGGTTGCCAACTGCTTCCATGGACCCAGCACTCACCTCATACACGGCTGCAGCATTCAGGGAGCTTTGATCTCTTCCAAAAGAAAA ATTATGTTCGGACTTGCATCATGGACAATGGGGTCGAGTACCGGGGCACTGTGGCCATCACCATGGGTGGCCTACCCTGCCAGCGCTGGAACCTCAGGTTTCCCAATGACCACAA GTACACGCCCACACTCCGGAACGGCTTGGAGGAGAACTTCTGCCGCAACCCGGACAGGGACCCTGGAGGTCCCTGGTGCTACACCATGGACCCTGCCGTGCGCTTCCAGAGCTGCGGTATCAAGTCCTGCCAGGAGG CCGTTTGCTTTTGGTGCAATGGCGAGGATTACCGCGGCTCAGTGGATCGCACCGAGTCAGGACGCGAGTGTCAGCGCTGGGACCTGCAGCACCCGCACCCGCACCCATTTGAGCCCCTCAA GTTCCTCGACAAAAATCTAGACGACAACTACTGCCGGAATCCGGATGGCTCGGAGCGGCCGTGGTGCTATACTACTGACCCGCAGGTGGAGCGAGAGTTCTGCGACCTCCCGCGCTGCG GGTCCGGTGCACAGCCGCGCCAGGAGGCTACGACGCTCAATTGCTTCCGCGGTAAAGGCGAGGGCTACCGGGGCATGGTCAACACCACTGCCGCTGGCGTGCCCTGCCAGCGTTGGGACGCGCAGCATCCTCATCAACATCGCTTTGCGCCGGAAAAATATGCGTGCAA GGACCTTCGGGAGAACTTCTGTCGCAACCCCGACGGATCTGAGGCGCCCTGGTGCTTCACATCGCGGCCTGGCATGCGCGTGGCCTTCTGCTACCAGATCCGGCGCTGCAACGACGACGTACGGCCCGAGG ACTGCTACCACGGCTGGGGGGAACAGTACCGCGGTTCGGTCAGCAAGACTCGAAAAGGCGTCAGGTGCCAGAGTTGGTCCGCGAGGACTCCGCACAAACCGCA GTTCACGCCCACCTCAGACCCGGAGGCGCAACTGGAGGAGAACTTCTGCCGCAATCCGGACGGTGACAGTCACGGGCCTTGGTGCTACACCACTGACCCTGGGATTCCATTCGACTACTGTGCACTGCGGCGCTGCGGTGAGCTGAGGGCCGGCGAAAAATCCTCGGACCCCACCCCAAGCCTCCCCTTAGGAAGGCTGGCTCCCTTAACACGGCTGAACTTGGGTCTTTTAGATGACGACCAACCACCATCCATCCTGGAGCCCCCAG ACCCAGTGCTGTTTGAGAAGTGCGGCAAGAGGGTGACTCGCGTGGATCCAAGGCGCTCCAAGCTGCGTGTGGTGGGGGGCCAACCTGGGAACTCACCCTGGACAGTCAGCTTACGAAACCG CCATGTACCTCTCATGGGCTATGAGGTATGGCTGGGCACCCTGTTCCAGAACCCACAGCCTGGGGAGCCAGGTCTGCAGCGCATCCCAGTGGCCAAGATGATCTGTGGGCCCTCAGACTCCCAGCTTGTTCTGCTCAAGCTGGAGAG ACCCGCAACCCTGAACCAGCGTGTGGCCCTGATCTGCCTGCCCCCTGAGCGGTATGTGGTGCCTCCAGGCACAAAGTGTGAGATTGCAGGCTGGGGTGAGACTAAAG GTACAGGGGACGATACTGTCCTGAACATGGCCTCCCTTAATGTCATCTCCAACCAGGAATGTAATGTCAAGCACCGAGGACGCGTACGCGAGAGTGAGATGTGCACTGAGGGACTGTTGGCCCCTGTGGGTGCCTGTGAG GGTGACTACGGGGGCCCGCTTGCCTGCTTTACCCACGACTGCTGGGTCCTGGAGGGAATTATAATCCCCAACCGAGTGTGTGCACGGCCCCGCTGGCCAGCCATCTTCATGCGTGTCTCTGTGTTTGTGGACTGGATTAACAAGGTCATGCGGCTGGGCTAG
- the MST1 gene encoding hepatocyte growth factor-like protein isoform X6: MGLWWVTVQSPARRMGWLPLLLLLTQCSGAPGQRSPLNDFQVLPGTELQHLLHAVGPGSWQEDVADAEECAGRCGPLMDCRAFHYNVSSHGCQLLPWTQHSPHTRLQHSGSFDLFQKKNYVRTCIMDNGVEYRGTVAITMGGLPCQRWNLRFPNDHKYTPTLRNGLEENFCRNPDRDPGGPWCYTMDPAVRFQSCGIKSCQEAVCFWCNGEDYRGSVDRTESGRECQRWDLQHPHPHPFEPLKFLDKNLDDNYCRNPDGSERPWCYTTDPQVEREFCDLPRCGSGAQPRQEATTLNCFRGKGEGYRGMVNTTAAGVPCQRWDAQHPHQHRFAPEKYACKDLRENFCRNPDGSEAPWCFTSRPGMRVAFCYQIRRCNDDVRPEDCYHGWGEQYRGSVSKTRKGVRCQSWSARTPHKPQFTPTSDPEAQLEENFCRNPDGDSHGPWCYTTDPGIPFDYCALRRCDDDQPPSILEPPDPVLFEKCGKRVTRVDPRRSKLRVVGGQPGNSPWTVSLRNRQGQHFCGGSLVKEQWVLTARQCFSSCHVPLMGYEVWLGTLFQNPQPGEPGLQRIPVAKMICGPSDSQLVLLKLERPATLNQRVALICLPPERYVVPPGTKCEIAGWGETKGTGDDTVLNMASLNVISNQECNVKHRGRVRESEMCTEGLLAPVGACEGDYGGPLACFTHDCWVLEGIIIPNRVCARPRWPAIFMRVSVFVDWINKVMRLG; the protein is encoded by the exons ATGGGGCTGTGGTGGGTCACAGTGCAGTCTCCAGCCAGGAGGATGGGGTGGCTCCCACTCCTGCTGCTTCTGACGCAGTGCTCAGGGGCCCCTG GGCAGCGCTCGCCCTTAAATGACTTCCAGGTGCTCCCGGGTACTGAGCTGCAACACCTGCTACATGCAGTGGGGCCTGGGTCTTGGCAAGAGGATGTGGCAGATGCTGAGGAGTGTGCAGGGCGTTGTGGGCCCCTGATGGACTGCAG GGCCTTCCACTACAATGTGAGCAGCCATGGTTGCCAACTGCTTCCATGGACCCAGCACTCACCTCATACACGGCTGCAGCATTCAGGGAGCTTTGATCTCTTCCAAAAGAAAA ATTATGTTCGGACTTGCATCATGGACAATGGGGTCGAGTACCGGGGCACTGTGGCCATCACCATGGGTGGCCTACCCTGCCAGCGCTGGAACCTCAGGTTTCCCAATGACCACAA GTACACGCCCACACTCCGGAACGGCTTGGAGGAGAACTTCTGCCGCAACCCGGACAGGGACCCTGGAGGTCCCTGGTGCTACACCATGGACCCTGCCGTGCGCTTCCAGAGCTGCGGTATCAAGTCCTGCCAGGAGG CCGTTTGCTTTTGGTGCAATGGCGAGGATTACCGCGGCTCAGTGGATCGCACCGAGTCAGGACGCGAGTGTCAGCGCTGGGACCTGCAGCACCCGCACCCGCACCCATTTGAGCCCCTCAA GTTCCTCGACAAAAATCTAGACGACAACTACTGCCGGAATCCGGATGGCTCGGAGCGGCCGTGGTGCTATACTACTGACCCGCAGGTGGAGCGAGAGTTCTGCGACCTCCCGCGCTGCG GGTCCGGTGCACAGCCGCGCCAGGAGGCTACGACGCTCAATTGCTTCCGCGGTAAAGGCGAGGGCTACCGGGGCATGGTCAACACCACTGCCGCTGGCGTGCCCTGCCAGCGTTGGGACGCGCAGCATCCTCATCAACATCGCTTTGCGCCGGAAAAATATGCGTGCAA GGACCTTCGGGAGAACTTCTGTCGCAACCCCGACGGATCTGAGGCGCCCTGGTGCTTCACATCGCGGCCTGGCATGCGCGTGGCCTTCTGCTACCAGATCCGGCGCTGCAACGACGACGTACGGCCCGAGG ACTGCTACCACGGCTGGGGGGAACAGTACCGCGGTTCGGTCAGCAAGACTCGAAAAGGCGTCAGGTGCCAGAGTTGGTCCGCGAGGACTCCGCACAAACCGCA GTTCACGCCCACCTCAGACCCGGAGGCGCAACTGGAGGAGAACTTCTGCCGCAATCCGGACGGTGACAGTCACGGGCCTTGGTGCTACACCACTGACCCTGGGATTCCATTCGACTACTGTGCACTGCGGCGCTGCG ATGACGACCAACCACCATCCATCCTGGAGCCCCCAG ACCCAGTGCTGTTTGAGAAGTGCGGCAAGAGGGTGACTCGCGTGGATCCAAGGCGCTCCAAGCTGCGTGTGGTGGGGGGCCAACCTGGGAACTCACCCTGGACAGTCAGCTTACGAAACCG GCAGGGCCAGCACTTCTGTGGAGGCTCCCTAGTGAAGGAGCAATGGGTACTGACTGCCCGGCAGTGCTTCTCCTCCTG CCATGTACCTCTCATGGGCTATGAGGTATGGCTGGGCACCCTGTTCCAGAACCCACAGCCTGGGGAGCCAGGTCTGCAGCGCATCCCAGTGGCCAAGATGATCTGTGGGCCCTCAGACTCCCAGCTTGTTCTGCTCAAGCTGGAGAG ACCCGCAACCCTGAACCAGCGTGTGGCCCTGATCTGCCTGCCCCCTGAGCGGTATGTGGTGCCTCCAGGCACAAAGTGTGAGATTGCAGGCTGGGGTGAGACTAAAG GTACAGGGGACGATACTGTCCTGAACATGGCCTCCCTTAATGTCATCTCCAACCAGGAATGTAATGTCAAGCACCGAGGACGCGTACGCGAGAGTGAGATGTGCACTGAGGGACTGTTGGCCCCTGTGGGTGCCTGTGAG GGTGACTACGGGGGCCCGCTTGCCTGCTTTACCCACGACTGCTGGGTCCTGGAGGGAATTATAATCCCCAACCGAGTGTGTGCACGGCCCCGCTGGCCAGCCATCTTCATGCGTGTCTCTGTGTTTGTGGACTGGATTAACAAGGTCATGCGGCTGGGCTAG
- the MST1 gene encoding hepatocyte growth factor-like protein isoform X5 produces MGLWWVTVQSPARRMGWLPLLLLLTQCSGAPGQRSPLNDFQVLPGTELQHLLHAVGPGSWQEDVADAEECAGRCGPLMDCRAFHYNVSSHGCQLLPWTQHSPHTRLQHSGSFDLFQKKNYVRTCIMDNGVEYRGTVAITMGGLPCQRWNLRFPNDHKYTPTLRNGLEENFCRNPDRDPGGPWCYTMDPAVRFQSCGIKSCQEAVCFWCNGEDYRGSVDRTESGRECQRWDLQHPHPHPFEPLKFLDKNLDDNYCRNPDGSERPWCYTTDPQVEREFCDLPRCGSGAQPRQEATTLNCFRGKGEGYRGMVNTTAAGVPCQRWDAQHPHQHRFAPEKYACKDLRENFCRNPDGSEAPWCFTSRPGMRVAFCYQIRRCNDDVRPEDCYHGWGEQYRGSVSKTRKGVRCQSWSARTPHKPQFTPTSDPEAQLEENFCRNPDGDSHGPWCYTTDPGIPFDYCALRRCDDDQPPSILEPPDPVLFEKCGKRVTRVDPRRSKLRVVGGQPGNSPWTVSLRNRQGQHFCGGSLVKEQWVLTARQCFSSCHVPLMGYEVWLGTLFQNPQPGEPGLQRIPVAKMICGPSDSQLVLLKLERPATLNQRVALICLPPERYVVPPGTKCEIAGWGETKGTGDDTVLNMASLNVISNQECNVKHRGRVRESEMCTEGLLAPVGACEVSGRASGKLKMYCFTPKGVVSATAQAPSPVLASTRVTTGARLPALPTTAGSWREL; encoded by the exons ATGGGGCTGTGGTGGGTCACAGTGCAGTCTCCAGCCAGGAGGATGGGGTGGCTCCCACTCCTGCTGCTTCTGACGCAGTGCTCAGGGGCCCCTG GGCAGCGCTCGCCCTTAAATGACTTCCAGGTGCTCCCGGGTACTGAGCTGCAACACCTGCTACATGCAGTGGGGCCTGGGTCTTGGCAAGAGGATGTGGCAGATGCTGAGGAGTGTGCAGGGCGTTGTGGGCCCCTGATGGACTGCAG GGCCTTCCACTACAATGTGAGCAGCCATGGTTGCCAACTGCTTCCATGGACCCAGCACTCACCTCATACACGGCTGCAGCATTCAGGGAGCTTTGATCTCTTCCAAAAGAAAA ATTATGTTCGGACTTGCATCATGGACAATGGGGTCGAGTACCGGGGCACTGTGGCCATCACCATGGGTGGCCTACCCTGCCAGCGCTGGAACCTCAGGTTTCCCAATGACCACAA GTACACGCCCACACTCCGGAACGGCTTGGAGGAGAACTTCTGCCGCAACCCGGACAGGGACCCTGGAGGTCCCTGGTGCTACACCATGGACCCTGCCGTGCGCTTCCAGAGCTGCGGTATCAAGTCCTGCCAGGAGG CCGTTTGCTTTTGGTGCAATGGCGAGGATTACCGCGGCTCAGTGGATCGCACCGAGTCAGGACGCGAGTGTCAGCGCTGGGACCTGCAGCACCCGCACCCGCACCCATTTGAGCCCCTCAA GTTCCTCGACAAAAATCTAGACGACAACTACTGCCGGAATCCGGATGGCTCGGAGCGGCCGTGGTGCTATACTACTGACCCGCAGGTGGAGCGAGAGTTCTGCGACCTCCCGCGCTGCG GGTCCGGTGCACAGCCGCGCCAGGAGGCTACGACGCTCAATTGCTTCCGCGGTAAAGGCGAGGGCTACCGGGGCATGGTCAACACCACTGCCGCTGGCGTGCCCTGCCAGCGTTGGGACGCGCAGCATCCTCATCAACATCGCTTTGCGCCGGAAAAATATGCGTGCAA GGACCTTCGGGAGAACTTCTGTCGCAACCCCGACGGATCTGAGGCGCCCTGGTGCTTCACATCGCGGCCTGGCATGCGCGTGGCCTTCTGCTACCAGATCCGGCGCTGCAACGACGACGTACGGCCCGAGG ACTGCTACCACGGCTGGGGGGAACAGTACCGCGGTTCGGTCAGCAAGACTCGAAAAGGCGTCAGGTGCCAGAGTTGGTCCGCGAGGACTCCGCACAAACCGCA GTTCACGCCCACCTCAGACCCGGAGGCGCAACTGGAGGAGAACTTCTGCCGCAATCCGGACGGTGACAGTCACGGGCCTTGGTGCTACACCACTGACCCTGGGATTCCATTCGACTACTGTGCACTGCGGCGCTGCG ATGACGACCAACCACCATCCATCCTGGAGCCCCCAG ACCCAGTGCTGTTTGAGAAGTGCGGCAAGAGGGTGACTCGCGTGGATCCAAGGCGCTCCAAGCTGCGTGTGGTGGGGGGCCAACCTGGGAACTCACCCTGGACAGTCAGCTTACGAAACCG GCAGGGCCAGCACTTCTGTGGAGGCTCCCTAGTGAAGGAGCAATGGGTACTGACTGCCCGGCAGTGCTTCTCCTCCTG CCATGTACCTCTCATGGGCTATGAGGTATGGCTGGGCACCCTGTTCCAGAACCCACAGCCTGGGGAGCCAGGTCTGCAGCGCATCCCAGTGGCCAAGATGATCTGTGGGCCCTCAGACTCCCAGCTTGTTCTGCTCAAGCTGGAGAG ACCCGCAACCCTGAACCAGCGTGTGGCCCTGATCTGCCTGCCCCCTGAGCGGTATGTGGTGCCTCCAGGCACAAAGTGTGAGATTGCAGGCTGGGGTGAGACTAAAG GTACAGGGGACGATACTGTCCTGAACATGGCCTCCCTTAATGTCATCTCCAACCAGGAATGTAATGTCAAGCACCGAGGACGCGTACGCGAGAGTGAGATGTGCACTGAGGGACTGTTGGCCCCTGTGGGTGCCTGTGAGGTCAGTGGCAGGGCCTCTGGCAAGCTGAAAATGTACTGCTTCACCCCCAAGGGGGTAGTCTCTGCCACGGCGCAGGCCCCCTCACCAGTTCTTGCATCTACCAGGGTGACTACGGGGGCCCGCTTGCCTGCTTTACCCACGACTGCTGGGTCCTGGAGGGAATTATAA